In Bacillus sp. KH172YL63, one genomic interval encodes:
- a CDS encoding DUF1405 domain-containing protein yields the protein MLWIMTILRNKLFLWLLLVINVLGTVYGYIWYIPQLRNTPSQFFLFVPDSPTASLFFCFVLIAFLMNRNWPIFEVLAIITLFKYGVWAMIMNVLTLWVSGDLPWEGYMLMASHGAMAIQGILYSSFYRVKLWHLAVGAVWTVHNDIIDYVYMQFPVYSKLYMYIQHIGYFTFWLSILSIAIAYYFTQRTTRLSLGSTLD from the coding sequence ATGCTCTGGATCATGACTATTTTAAGAAATAAGCTTTTTTTATGGCTTTTATTGGTAATAAACGTACTTGGTACTGTTTATGGATACATATGGTATATCCCCCAATTACGAAATACCCCCTCGCAATTTTTTTTGTTTGTTCCGGACAGCCCGACGGCGAGTCTGTTTTTTTGCTTTGTGCTGATTGCATTTTTAATGAATCGGAACTGGCCGATTTTTGAGGTGTTGGCGATCATCACTTTATTTAAGTATGGCGTCTGGGCGATGATCATGAATGTATTGACGCTGTGGGTTTCAGGTGATTTGCCCTGGGAAGGATATATGTTGATGGCCTCCCACGGGGCAATGGCGATCCAGGGGATCCTGTATTCATCATTTTACAGAGTGAAACTTTGGCATCTTGCTGTCGGGGCCGTATGGACGGTGCATAATGACATCATTGACTATGTCTACATGCAGTTCCCTGTATATTCGAAATTATATATGTACATCCAGCATATCGGGTATTTCACTTTCTGGCTGAGTATCTTGTCCATCGCCATTGCGTATTACTTCACCCAAAGGACGACCCGTTTGTCACTTGGCTCTACGTTGGATTGA
- a CDS encoding menaquinol-cytochrome c reductase cytochrome b/c subunit, which produces MHRGKGMKFVGDSRVPADRKPNIPKDYSEFPGKTEAFWPNFLLKEWLVGAVFLIGYLCLTIAHPSPLERIADPTDTGYIPLPDWYFLFLYQLLKYTYASGPYNVIGAFVIPGIAFGALLLAPFIDKGPERRPTKRPLAVGFMLLALAATYFLTWESVVNHDWEAAKEQGKIRAEVDIDKESEGYKIFADQKNGCINCHGENLQGGAGPSLIGTGLSPEEVADIAKNGKPPGMPGGLFKGTDEELQKLSEFISGLEE; this is translated from the coding sequence ATGCATCGAGGAAAAGGGATGAAGTTTGTAGGGGACTCCCGTGTTCCTGCAGACAGAAAGCCGAATATACCGAAAGACTATTCGGAGTTCCCTGGTAAAACAGAAGCTTTCTGGCCGAACTTCTTATTGAAAGAATGGTTGGTTGGAGCTGTTTTCCTAATCGGTTATCTATGCTTGACGATTGCTCATCCATCGCCGCTAGAGCGTATTGCCGATCCGACGGACACTGGATATATTCCATTACCTGACTGGTATTTCTTATTCTTATACCAATTACTTAAGTATACGTATGCATCTGGACCTTACAATGTCATTGGCGCGTTCGTCATTCCTGGAATCGCGTTTGGAGCGCTTTTACTTGCACCATTCATCGATAAAGGACCTGAACGTCGTCCGACAAAACGTCCGCTTGCTGTAGGTTTCATGTTATTGGCACTCGCAGCTACGTATTTCCTTACTTGGGAATCGGTTGTCAACCATGATTGGGAGGCAGCTAAGGAACAAGGGAAAATCCGTGCTGAAGTGGATATCGATAAGGAATCTGAAGGATACAAAATCTTTGCAGATCAGAAAAATGGCTGTATCAACTGTCATGGTGAAAATCTTCAAGGTGGAGCAGGTCCATCCTTAATCGGAACTGGACTATCTCCAGAAGAAGTAGCTGACATCGCAAAGAACGGTAAGCCGCCAGGTATGCCTGGAGGTTTGTTCAAAGGGACGGATGAAGAGTTGCAAAAGCTCTCTGAATTCATTTCTGGATTAGAAGAATAG